GGTGGCAGCGATAGCTCAGCTCCTCCTGGTGGTTCTTGATGTGCTCTAGAAAGGACTCCAGCTTCTGGAATGTCTGAGCGCAGCTTTTCACCACGCACTTGTACAcctggaggaagaggcaggggtttatgggaggaagggagagctACTAGAGTGATGCACATTGGCGATAAAAACAGTGCGATTCCCCTGCCAACAGATGTGGTTTACTCAAGCGTGAGGGCGTAAGACTCGGACTCAGGACTCCTGTATGCTCTTGCAGGCTCTGATACTGCCTCCTTCAGCAAGTCATTGAGTGGGCAATTTTCCaaagcatctaagtgatttaggagcccgAGTTTCACTGAAAGCCACCAGGAACCATGCTCCTAAACCACcaaagttcttttgaaaatcccacctttaacCTCAACTTTCTCCATGTGTAACAGGGGGATGGTGATATTTACCTACTCATTGGGAGTTTAAATCACTGTGAGATCCATGAATTAAAGATACAGGGGGAGATTCCAAAGCCTCAAACAGCagtcaaggagtacttgtggcaccttagagactaaccaatttattatgctccaataaattggttagtctctaaggtgccacaagtactccttttctttttgcgaatacagactaacacggctgttactctgaaacagcagTCAGGTGCCTAATTCTCACAGACTTTCATTGGCCGTTAGGTGCCCTACCTCCCTCCGTGCCCTTGAAAATCTGCTCCACACTATACACTGTCAAATTATTATTGCTACTAATTTTCTCCTCTCTTGCTGGACCCATGGACTTTCCCCTAGTTTGGATAGCGCTAAATTAGCCTGGCTGTGTTTATGAACAAAAGCAGCAATTTCAGTCCCCAGAGTGTCTCATCGTGCCACAGGGGCCGTTTATGCACTATCAGTTCTGGGAGCAGCACTCCAAAAGCAGCACCCATTCACTAGCCCCCGCCCggtgccagcagcaggagcacacGCCATTGTTAAATGTGTTAACTGCCGTCTGTTCAGAAGTTCTTGGAGATGGTGGCggaagattttaaataaaacagctcTGCGACACAATGGTCACAGTCACACTGTACCAGTGTTACGATGGGTCAAATCTGAGATTTAAAGAAATGGACAGCACCTACCAGCAAGGAGTACAAGAGTGAAAGTTAATTTCACTCTTCCCCAGGGGTAACTCATGGTGTTGGTGCTCCAGCCTCCCTGTGCCCATGCAGCAGGAAACTCAGCCATCTCCAAGGCCAGTTAGCCCAACCACACTAGAGCTGctcagtaacacacacactgaAAGCCAGCTGGTAGCCAAATGCTGGGGAGCTCTTCCCTGATAGCATCTTCTCCCAACGGGCAGCCAAGACTCTGGGAACATGCAGCCTCAACATTACAACCGCTGAGGCTAACGGGGACCCACGAGCaaggcagcagccccagcaggtaAATCCAAATGCCCTCCCTCCATTGAGCTGGGCTAAGTTCACCTCTTTTTATGATCAGTTCTATTGTTGTGGCATTCAGAGGCCCCCGTCAGGATCGTGGCCCCTGCCTGCTGGGCGTTGTAAACACCAAAAGCTGCAGTCTTTGCCAAAGACACACAGCAAATGAGTGGGACAGGCCAGAAGATGGAGGATAAGAGTAACAGAAATGAGATCACATGATTCCATAGGCAACTACTCCACAGCTCGATGGTTGCTGACCATTTTAAAGTGTTCTGGATTTGGTTTTTCCAGCTCTCCACGGCTGCCAACTAGCCTACCCCTTGGCTGATTTCTTCCAAGcaacacagcagggctggggctctgcTTGAAGCTGCTCTTTTCCAATCCAGACCCACACAAGAAGAGCCAAGAAGCACAATGCAGCACTGCAGCAGCCGGTTTTATGATGTGAATGCACTTGATTATAACAGAGCCACAAGCACTCTACAAAGACAGGCCTCTCCTTGTGCTGGGGAGAACCTGCCATGTTCATTCCACTTCTACCTGATCCTCACTGATAATTAGACCAAGGCCACTTGGAGCCAAACTAACATCTCAGTCTGATTACCGATGCGGGCCCCACAAACACGAGTGTCCACAATATGTCACCCACCTGCTCGTTCTTGTGCTGCGTCATGTGCGATTTGAGCTGGAAATAGGTGTTAAACTTGCTGGGGCAGAACTGGCACTGGTAAGAGCTATCAATCAGGACAACCTGCTTGGCTTCCAGTTTGCCAACCTCACTCTCTTCTGCGGGGGCCATGGCctgaggctgctggggagagtTCCTGGAAGCCTGGCTTAAGCCTGGAGAAACgggcagaggcacagagagaaagacAAATTGAAGCATTCCTGAGGTCAGTTTTTGAACAGCTTTGAAAACTGACTAAGGCCCCAGCCCTCCATTGCCATGTGACACTTAGCTTTGGTCTCTGGGCCAGCCTCCAGCTCCCTTCCTAAGTGCCAATTCTTCCGGCTAGACAATTCAATTCCCCTAGCCTTCCCTTTACAACAGATTATCAAGGGCCCTGATTATTCTGGCTACCCTTCTGTGACTCACTATTCTTACCTGTCATGCTCCCAGCTGTGTTCCAGCTGTCTCATTGAAAAGAGAACTCAACGGGCCCCTGACGATCTAAGGCCATATTCATTCCTCCATCAAGATTTGCTCAGTGCAGGAGACGAGAGGCATCAGCTAGCCAGTTACGCATCCCTGATTCACTAGCTGCCTAGCTTCAGTGTACATTAGAGCAGCCCCTATACTTCTGTAACTTATGCCAGCTGGTTATGGCCCTATAGGACCACAAACCCGTTGAGAACTAGCAGAGCTGAGTCATGTTCTGCCCCACCCTCCATGCCAGTGTTCGGGGGAGGTTGGTGTAAACATTGGTTACACCACTGGATGCCAGCTGGGAGCTCCTCCACACCAAGAGAATTCTGGACTGGCCTGTTAGACGAGACTTCACCACCCTGAGCAGTGCAGAACGGCAAGCCAGAGCACACAGGGTTGCATTAGCCCACATGTCTGATCTGTGCAATAGTCTAATAGATGCTGCTAAATGCTCGGTCTCCAGATAGTGTCAGCACTGGCATTAACTCCAGAGGAAGCTAACATGAGGGATACATGGGTTGGAGGAGCTTTGGGAATGAGGAGTGTTCAGAGATCCTGGGAGTGTCGCTCTGCTTCCTAGTAGGCAATTTCCAAGGGTAGCACACCTGGGTTCTCCTCGTCCTCCTGCTGGTTGGGGTTCAGTGCCATGACCTGCACTGTGATGGAGTTGCGGGAGATGGTGCACCCGAGCCCCGGCGGCCACACCTTATGGGTCTGCATGTGCTTCTTCACGTTGGACTTCTGCGCAAAGGCTCGGCCGCACACGATGCACTGGAACGGCTTCTCACCTGTGTGGCTGCAGGGCAGACCGCAGCACATCAGTGAAGATGCATGACAGGAGGTGGTGGCCTGTAAGCATGGATCACAGGGGGCAGCTGTCCCAGGAGTGAACTGAGAACCTCGCTGCTTGGCAGATTAGCCCCTGGGCATCCCCAGCAAAGGGCTGGGAACCTGATCAACTGGCGTCAATGGATTTTGTGGGTGGAGCAGGAAAAACAGGCCTTACATACAGAACACAGAGTTAAAGCCCAGGAGtagtctgggggtggggaggacctCTGCAATGAAGTCGGAACACTTATCATCATGTTTTTCTGCACTGCCCCAATAAGGCACTTGACCATCATTGCTTGGCTTAAAATAAAACCCCTTTCTTCTGCTCCAGCATCAGGGGATCCCTTCTTTTCCTCCCACTCTGCTTCCAGACTAGGAAGAGGGGAACCctgtcctcttctctctctcttccccccaccccaaattacAGGGAGGGAGATCTTTCTGCTCTCTCTTCCTGTTCCAGGCCCAGAAGCCACTTCTGATGCTTGGTGTTCAACATGTGAGGGGCCCCAGGATGGGCTTGGAGTTTAAATGACTCCTGCTAGCTGCCCATCAAGCTTTTAAATCTTTGCTCAGGGGCTGAGACTAGAGCTTTTATCCTTCCTCTTCAGGCATCACTCTGGATTTTCACTCCCAAGGGGCAGCTCTggaggtgaaggtggttgggcaTCCAGGGAACAGGAACCGTGGACGTTCTCATCAGCTAGTGAGCAAAGAGGACTCCAAAACCAGCTCATACTCAAAAAGTAAAAGATGCAATTACAGCTCACGCCTCCTGTGCGACCAACAGCCCGCCCCACTCGGCCATCCCTGCCGCATCTGGGTTAGCATCTCACTGTTACCTTCTGATGTGCTGCTGCAAGTCAAAGTTCTTGGTGAAGGCCTTGTCACAATAAGTGCACTTCAGTTTGGGGGACTTAGGTTTCCCTGAAATAGAAAGAGTGCATAATGGGAATTCGCTACCCCAATTCAATTGCATTCAGGACCAAAGAACATTTGATTGGATATGACTGGCCACAACACAAGAGTTCGTCCCATGGGGCAATAATAGGTGCCAATTCTACTTTTTGTATAGGATTTTTTGTATAGCATAGCAAGAGTACACTGTGTTGTACATTTGCTAACAGTGTCtcaagagcttccagtctaaaagCGCAATGCAATGGAGACATGAtggtctaggggttagagcaggagctGGCCATAAGGAGACATACCTTCTTGCAGCCCACTGTCATTTTTGGAACGCCTATTTTTGGCGGTTGAGGTGGAATCAAAACTGGCCACGTTTCCTCCGGATGCATTGGTCAAAGGAGCAGGAATATTAGTGCTTTTGGATTTGAAGCCCTGCTTCCCTGGGCTGTacacaggaggggagggatacACAGGACTTTCCACACACTGGCTTGGCACCTGGAATAATGCAATCACGAGTGAAAATACATTTGCTAAATCCGTGGAGAAGTTGCCATACTAGATCATTAGTCTGTCTAGTCCAGGGTCCTGCCTAACTGGATCAAACCGGTAATCTGTTTCTCTAACCAAAGGGAGGCTAAACCAATGCACAAAGGGCAGCTCTCAGACTGAACCTTGCCAAGTATTCAGGAGTTATTAGCAAGACTTGGACACCAAAGTATAATCTCTCAAAACAAAGAGCTAGCTATTCCTGATTAGCCCTTGGAACTGTCTCTCTGCTCTCCAGCGCTGATCACCCTCAGTCTGGTCTGGATTCAAACCTGTGACCCTGAAGGTGGAAAGCTCAAGCTCCTGTTACCAACCCCATGAAGATTTCTGAAGGAAGTTCTGCTGGGCAGATTCCAGTTAAACAAACTGACAATATTATTGGGAAGGCGAAGGTTTTAGTTAGCAAAGCAGACCGAGTCATCAATCTGGAGTAACACAGTTTGAGGCCCTTTCTGAAAAGGCATCTGGAGAAGTTTGGCATGTCGTCTCCTACCACATACTCCCCAGTCCTGTTTCAAGGTCTCAAGTAACATGGCTGCCACCACTTCCCCTGGGAGACTATTTAACTGCCTGAGGAATCTCACTGTCAGGGTATTTTTTCTGATATTCAGACTAATCTTTCCTGTGCTGAGTTTCGGCCCACTACTCCTAGCTCAATCCCTTTGCAAAGTCTCTGCCTTCCCAGCAGATACCCTTTCCAATACTCACAGGCAATTATAGGAAATCCCCCCCTTAAACACATCTACATGTGTTCagttcttttaatctctcctcataagtcaatcCCTCCGGTCCCTTAATCGTTCTCGTGTTCTCCCGATTCCCTTCAGCTTGTTGACATCTTTCTGATCATGACCTTCCTGCAGAGGAAATACTCATTGATTACCAGACAACCTAACACATCTTTCCCTCACTAATTTTATGACAAATTGCCTTTCTAATCCAGCTGACTCATGAGCAGCATCTTCTCCCCAGCTTGTGAAATGAGCTTGCAGGAGCCTTAAGTGTCATGTATGGGTCAGAAGGTAGAGCGGCATCTGAGGGATGACCCATGGCCACGCTCTCAATATGAGGCCAGGGACATGGCTTTACCTCTATGGGCGGATAGGGCTGCATCCCCAGCGTCTGTATCTCCACTGTGCCGTTTCCTGCCAGAGGAGCAGGTGCGCTGTACACTTCCACCACCCGGCTGCCGCCAGTGCTGGGCTGTCCCGGTGCTCCCAGGGTCTGAGcgggaggaggtgggggctgaggtggaggaggaggtgggggtggtggtggaggagggggctgggaaaggtacCCAGCTCCAGTGTGCATACTCAAGCTGCTCTGAAAACCGGaacaagagacagacagagaagacATTGAAAATGCAGCACGGGTCCGGAGTTGCAGAAGCCTCACTCATGACATCATTCATAATTCACTGTCAGATCAGCAGACAAAGCGAACTCTGGGCAAAATGCCCTTTTTGACACAGATGTGGGCACCTTACTGAATACAGTATCTAGTTTCTAAGGAAGGAATGAGCAATCCAACAACCACCTATATACCGTGCAGGGGTCAGACTGAGAGGGTATGCAGCAGCTCAGTGTTCTGCCACTTTTCCCTGTTGATGGTCATCTTGTGCTCTAGAATCCAAGCACTGGCTTCATTTTCTTTGTAGTCCTTCTGGGTACAAGGAAACCCCTCAGAATGCGAAGAGGGTAACCAGTGCAGGGACACCTGCCCAAGTCTGCAGACAGCGTTAAACAACAGCTCCGAGGGAGGCGTCCCATTGATCTCCCTGGTCGTTACATGGATGGTCCCTGATGATTACACAGTAACGTGCACATTATTTCATGGGGGATCATAGCACACAAGAAAGAAGCAGGGATGACTGTATTATGAAGAGCAGCACAATCTGCTGCGAGAGGCAGTGTGAGTGAGCAGATCTTGGCATAGGCCCATCACTTGTTGTTTTCCAACCTGACCTCTGCTGTTGTTTTTGAGAAGGTGCCCAGGCACCAACATCAAAGCAGCTCTCTGAACTGTGCAGGTGGCGCTGCTAGCCAGAACTCTTGGCTCCATCTGCTATTCAGCCAGGGACTCAGTCTGTTTGGAAAACGCACTCCCCTTACCTGCACGGAGGGCTGCACCGTGGGCATTGGTTGGTCCAGGGATGTAAAAGCGGACATGGCTGACATCAGTACCTCATCACTGACTAAGATATTCCCCTGCACGAGCGTCTGGATCAGCGGAGATGGAGGAACCGTGATGTATGTGGAAATTTGCTgaaagaatgggaaaaaaaagtggTGGGGCTCAACATCAGAACAAGAGAAATAATCTCTGAAATGCCCAGGAAAGGAACGAGGATGTGCTCTTTACTAAACTGATGAGTCTCTGCTACCTCCAGCTCTCCTCAGTCGACTGGCCACATTAGAGATCTACTGGTTGCTACTGTTTGTCTCTTCGCCTATGGGTCTACCCTGCCATCGGGAACCACACTGGC
This portion of the Chelonia mydas isolate rCheMyd1 chromosome 13, rCheMyd1.pri.v2, whole genome shotgun sequence genome encodes:
- the ZNF341 gene encoding zinc finger protein 341 isoform X2; this encodes MAQAIFEALEGMDNQTVLAVQSLLDGQGAVTDPSGQNVNTSTTIQSMDDEDVFLCGKCKKQFNSLPAFMTHKREQCQGNTPSLATVSLATNSVYTPSITSVQQAQSANRQQISTYITVPPSPLIQTLVQGNILVSDEVLMSAMSAFTSLDQPMPTVQPSVQSSLSMHTGAGYLSQPPPPPPPPPPPPPQPPPPPAQTLGAPGQPSTGGSRVVEVYSAPAPLAGNGTVEIQTLGMQPYPPIEVPSQCVESPVYPSPPVYSPGKQGFKSKSTNIPAPLTNASGGNVASFDSTSTAKNRRSKNDSGLQEGKPKSPKLKCTYCDKAFTKNFDLQQHIRSHTGEKPFQCIVCGRAFAQKSNVKKHMQTHKVWPPGLGCTISRNSITVQVMALNPNQQEDEENPGLSQASRNSPQQPQAMAPAEESEVGKLEAKQVVLIDSSYQCQFCPSKFNTYFQLKSHMTQHKNEQVYKCVVKSCAQTFQKLESFLEHIKNHQEELSYRCHLCSKDFPSLYELSVHQYSHNLLPQHSPKKDVAVYKCVKCVNKYSTPEALEHHLQTATHNFPCPHCQKVFPCERYLRRHLPTHGGGGKFKCQICKKFFRREHYLKLHAHIHSGEKPFKCSVCDAAFNRKDKLKRHMLIHEPFKKYKCPFSCFEALLIPLCEGTLDRHRVTFQWKPCASTLQHSS